In Hamadaea flava, a genomic segment contains:
- a CDS encoding DUF881 domain-containing protein: MTNPHENQPEPDRQPGDADRDIGSGGVRPDTFGADFDAEQTIRLDHPSDAVDSDDVSDHDAVGDSDDTTSDGSAETVDGESDEGAEPTVALASPSGSSGSNDSTGTTDSGGSPEAAGGSGESGKKKVSAATIVIAVLVGLLGFALIVQVRGTSEDSTLASARTDDLVRILSDLDSNENRVRQEIADLEQLKRELTAGSESAEAARGAAEQRADELGILAGTLPAEGTGLTVRFSGQIRASRFLDAVEELRNAGAEAMQISGGGGPAVRIIVSTYFQDADGGLNVSGTKLTGPYTITVIGDPATMKTALNIPGGVVATVSSDGGNVIVEDPGKVTVSALAAEPDLQYAQPAS; the protein is encoded by the coding sequence ATGACGAACCCTCACGAGAACCAGCCCGAACCGGATCGGCAGCCCGGCGACGCCGACCGTGACATCGGGTCCGGCGGCGTACGCCCGGACACGTTCGGCGCGGACTTCGACGCCGAGCAGACGATCCGGCTCGACCACCCGTCGGACGCCGTGGACTCCGACGATGTCTCCGACCATGACGCAGTCGGCGACTCCGACGACACCACATCCGACGGGTCCGCCGAGACCGTCGACGGCGAGTCAGACGAGGGAGCCGAGCCGACGGTCGCGCTGGCGTCGCCGAGCGGCTCGAGCGGCTCGAACGATTCCACCGGCACCACGGATTCCGGCGGCTCGCCGGAGGCGGCGGGTGGGTCCGGCGAATCCGGCAAGAAGAAGGTGTCCGCGGCGACGATCGTCATCGCGGTCCTGGTCGGGCTGCTTGGCTTCGCCCTCATCGTCCAGGTCCGGGGTACCTCGGAGGACTCGACGCTGGCCTCGGCGCGTACCGACGACCTCGTCCGGATTCTGTCCGATCTGGACTCCAACGAGAATCGCGTCCGCCAGGAGATCGCCGACCTGGAGCAACTGAAGCGAGAGCTGACCGCCGGCAGCGAGAGCGCCGAGGCGGCCCGCGGCGCGGCCGAGCAACGCGCCGACGAGCTGGGCATCCTGGCCGGGACGCTGCCCGCCGAGGGAACCGGCCTCACCGTACGCTTCTCCGGCCAGATCCGGGCGTCGCGGTTCCTCGACGCGGTCGAGGAACTCCGTAACGCCGGCGCCGAGGCGATGCAGATCAGCGGCGGCGGTGGCCCGGCCGTCCGGATCATCGTCTCGACCTACTTCCAGGACGCCGACGGCGGCCTGAATGTGAGTGGGACGAAGCTGACCGGCCCCTACACGATCACCGTCATCGGTGATCCGGCCACCATGAAGACCGCGCTCAACATTCCGGGCGGGGTGGTGGCGACGGTCAGCAGCGACGGCGGTAACGTGATCGTCGAAGATCCGGGCAAGGTAACGGTGTCCGCGTTAGCCGCGGAACCGGACCTGCAGTACGCGCAGCCCGCCTCCTGA
- a CDS encoding small basic family protein, with protein sequence MIPVLALIAGVVLGVILDPTVPAALEPYLPIAVVAALDAVFGGVRAKLDGIFDDKQFVVSFISNVLVAGLIVWLGDQLGVGGQLSTGVVVVLGVRIFGNVAAIRRHLFRA encoded by the coding sequence GTGATCCCCGTCCTCGCCTTGATCGCCGGGGTCGTCCTCGGCGTGATCCTCGACCCGACCGTCCCGGCGGCGCTCGAGCCCTACCTGCCCATCGCCGTCGTCGCAGCGCTCGACGCCGTCTTCGGCGGCGTGCGGGCCAAGCTGGACGGGATCTTCGACGACAAGCAGTTCGTCGTCTCGTTCATCTCCAACGTCCTGGTCGCCGGGCTCATCGTGTGGCTGGGCGACCAGCTCGGCGTCGGCGGCCAGCTCTCCACCGGCGTGGTGGTCGTCCTGGGCGTACGGATCTTCGGCAACGTCGCGGCGATCCGGCGGCATCTGTTCCGGGCGTAG